From the genome of Dermacentor andersoni chromosome 3, qqDerAnde1_hic_scaffold, whole genome shotgun sequence:
CCTCGTCCTTtgtgctgttaaaaaaaaaaaaagaaatgaacaaatACCAACTAATTCACCCTTCTCTCATGGTGCCCGATATTTCATGTGCTTTTTTCCTTACTTCCTCACTGGTGCACTCAAGTAATGGCTGGCAATTTACAACTTGTCCAAATGACTACTATGCTTCCTGCAGTTCTATATGACGCAGAACTGCATCATAAGGCAATGTACAGTCGCatgcaatatgagctgcaacacggtgcATGTGATTGAAGGGACCCCATGACTGCACGGCAGTGCCGACATAAGAAAGATTGGACTACTAAGCACCATTCTAATCACTGGTATTAATGAAACCAATTTTTCATATGTTGGTGCCACTGTGTGTTTTTGGGAGCCTTCGACCATGGGCACCATGCTCAACACCGTACCGTGTATGGACAAGCTAGAACTCTGTCAGATTCTATAACTCTGTCAGATTCAGAACTCTGTCTGGATTAAACGTAGAATTAACAGGCTTCTTCCAGTGTAGAAATGCATGAAAACATGCCAGGACCCtttcccataatttaattaggcAGAAATTTTAACAATAGAAAATTTACAAATGCCAGGTTTATGTCATCAAGACTTTGTAACTGAAATTGAATTAGTTTGCCAACTGCAGTGCCATTGAAACTATACATTGGCTTCGGTGAACTTTATGAAGCAAATAGCTCTGCCTGCTATGCGTGGCTGGCCTCTGTTGGTTGATACACCGCCTGATTCATGAAACCTGGTAGCAACCCCATAGGCTATCTACCCACAATGTGTCTTGGGGGCTATTTTAGGGTCGAAGTCATGGACCAACCAGACTATAAATACAAACTCTTCTGCAATGATCAGATCTGAAACTAGAAAATAAGTGCCGTGATTCTGAGCCACTACCAGGTGGAGGGTTAGGAGGTTGAAGATGCCCCAAACCACCCCACCTAAGCTGTTTCAAGTGCCTGGGGTGGGGACTAAGGggtccctgaaacactttttgagcgCAGTAAAAAAATGTTGCCACCCTGGAGACAATGCTGCCATGAGCACTTGAGCCAAATTTTATTCCACTGTATGCAGCAGGGAACCTACAGGCTAGGTTAATAAATTGCTTGCTCTCTCATGCAGCTTTTGAACcatccactttttttttatcctatGCAGTGTCAGCAATGATGCTACAGTGGCCATGGTGGGTCATTGGGCAGACTTCCTCTTTGTTGTTTTTCTAATTCTAGCCAGCAGCCATAACGTGGCAGCAGCCTATTGATTCCAGCCATTGGGTGATTGTTCTCGATGACAAATTACTTCTTATCTTGTGTGAATGCTTGTGTATGCATTTATATATCTCCAGACTGTTCAGGAAACAGGAAGAGGCAGTTGTCAACCCATCCCGCTAATCCTGTCGTCACTCCTTTGTCCTCCTCTCAGGTACCTATGTCAGACTCGGACCTCAAAAGGTTACCATAAGTGCGCAAAGGcaaaaagaatgaaaaggaaGGAGTGATGGGGATATAATGGCTACTGGCACCACACCTCTCCAGCTGAGAGGAACTGATTACTTGCTGGGTAATCGGGAAAGTACATAGACAGTGCACTCTTTGTATCTTCTTTCATGTTAGGTCCTTTTCAAAAACTTCCTTTTCAGGACTGGCATATTTCTTGAAAGGCGTCACACTCATTGCAGCATGTCGCTCATGTTTCAAAGAGGTtatgtttcagggcccctttaagcagtGACAACAGTCAGGGTACTACAAAATTTGTATAGCAGAAAAACCATCAAAGATGGCCAGCATCGTCCTGTAGGGCTGAGAGCTGACAGTAGCTGTTTTCAAAGTCGTGCTACCCAAGTCATCAAACCGCTTGAACTTTTCAGGGTACACTTCAACTGCAGTATGTACATACAGCCAATGCAATGCAGATTATGTTGAGCACTCCCCTAATGAGATACAGTAGCAGTGGCATATAAATTGAGTGCATGCAAAGTTCATTTCTATGAGAAAGCATAAAATGGCAATGCTGTTTTCTAGAATAGTGCTTTTACAGTGGCCTTTTCCTTGTGGCCAAAGGTGCAGTCATAATCTACAAGCTACTAGTCTGGGCACACGTTACACTGCTCATTGTACACCTGATAACTTGGCCCTCTCATCAAATATTCAAGTAGATGTACTTGATAACTTTATGGCCCTTTACCATGAACAGTCAATCTTAAGGGTATTGACAAGGTGTAGCAAAATGGTAAAAAGATCAAGTTTGGTGGAATATGCCATCACACCATTACAAAGTAGACATTCATAACAGCCATCCATCCAGCAGATTATGCAGCAGTGTCATATTAGTCAAGTTCAAAATCTCAGTGAAAAGTGGCTTCAATGAGCAATTAAAGCAGTTGTGTGACAGGAGTGGCACTTAGGCATCACAGTTTTGTTCATTTCTAATCACACCATGCAATGCTGAAGCCAAAACTGCATAAATTGGCAGCATAGTGGCAAGTCAGCACACTCGCCACGCTGAAAAAGctgctttctttcctcttttgaAAGCGTTAGCACAACAAGCATTGTTTAATGCATATTTGTAGTGTCAATAAAATGCTGGAACATGACTAGGCCTTTTAAAACAATGCCAAAGGTGTGAGCATGCACAGCTGGCTCGAGGTTATTGAAACTCTGGCAATTCAGTTGATTAGAACAAATCTCAATATTTCAGTTGATCTACTATCACTTCAGTGCACCTAAAATCCGTGTAATTTGATGAACGTTTATAGGCAGTTCAAACAGTTCGGCTTATCAGCGAAGGGCAATATGATGAGGAATGGCTAATCAGAGGGTGTCCTAAGATATGCATGGTCAAAGCGCACCTAAATTTGATCTTAAAGCTGCTCGGCATGTTGTCAGGTGTGACTACAGACAATGCCACCAATTCAGTCACCCGGTACAAGCTCCGATATAACTGAATATGCATATAGAGCAATGCTCTCTCCTCTACGCCGTCCAACCTAGCAATAGCCGGTCACTCACCTTTGTACATTGTTTATGCATTGTTTTGCAAGACTTGTGGTTCTAAGGAGTTTGACTAAACATGAGTCGACTGTGCATGCTCACACAGCACATTCAAGTGATCAATACGGGGGCTGAGATTTTTTTAAGCGATGCCTTTTCTGATGCTAATATGCCTTTCGGCACATTTCGAATTCGTGAGTGGCTGGGTTTGTGCTCCGCCCCACTCACGAACGCAAAAAGCACCGAAAAGCATTAGCATCGGAAACGGCATCAACACAAAATTGCAGCCCAGTTTTGTCAGGTATGCAGAAATATAAAAGCACATTTTCCTTTGTCAATAAACGGGGTAAAGCACGCCAGACGTAACACGTGCAATTGTTCCGACAATGCGAGGTAGTCCAAGAGCAAATACATCATAAGTGTAATCATCATAACAATACTGCTGTCAAAAAAGTTGCACAACCTCATGCTTTAAGAAAAGACTAGGCTTAGCagtgatatgaaaaaaaaataataataaagaaggagAACACATACACATTTGCACGCAGCCAGTTATGCAGCTGACAATTTGCCCTCGACGTCCGCTCTGCACAGAGGACACTGGTTCACCCCCACGCTGCACTGTTCGCAACAGCAGACGTGGCCACATGGCACAAATACGAGCAGCCTTGTCGCCTCAAAGCAAATGACACACTCTGAGCTACACCAAAGCCTTAGGTCACGCACTTGCAATGTTGAAGAACAGGCATCAGCAGCAGCTTTTTCATCAAGTGGCGATTGTTCTGGTGAAGGTGCACTTGGTTTTGCAGCTGGGTTTTCATCAAGATACTGATCCTTTGTGGACAACAGCATCTGTATAACAGTGTCAGAGTTAATTCCCAAACTCCTGAAGTCTTTCCACTCCAACTGGACAAAGTGCTCCCAGTCAACATTCTTGCTCGCAAAAAGCGTAGCATAGTGCGACGCATTCGCCAAAAGCAGGATGTCACGAATGCGTGAGTCCAGCTGCTCATCCAAGTAACATATGTCCTGTGGTTTCCTGTCGAGGAGCTTCTGGTATTGTATCAACCAAAAATCATTAATTTCTTGCCTTCTGTGAGCTTCTATTGCCTTTAGTTGATCTTGCAATTGCTTCTCCCGTACAGATTTTTCATCAAGCAACTGTGACAGAAGAAATGCTAGTTCAACACGATGCTTTGAAAGGATGTCAAGGTCAGCCATAACTTTGAAATCCCGTTTCTTCAACTCAACATCTGTTAATCTCTTTAACTCTTTCTCAATCAGCGTAATTTGCTGCATTAGGTGACAATGCATGTAATCATTCCTCAACTGAAGTGCTTTGAAGGCCTCCATTTGATATCTCTCTTCATCGATAATGCGACAAATGGTTTCATCCTGCTGCTTCGTTTTAGAGAATATAGCACCTCTCAGCAACTCATCACAAGCTGCGTCCTCTTCCTGGATTCCTTTAACAATGCTGTCTTTGGCTTGTCTATAGAGACGTTGCTGTTCTTCCTGGTGGAGCATTTCAGCCATTGAACGCAGGACCTCCTTGCGTCGAGAAGCGTCCATTTCTTGCTGTTGTATATCGAAGAGTTCCTTCATTTCCAGTTGTTCCTGTTCCAAAGTACGTGCCAGCACTTCAGAATTCTTCAACTTCATATCATTGGAGATTTGGTGAATAAGCTCAGCCGAGTGGTGTTCCAAGTGCAGCAGTAGCGATACAAGCTTTTGCTTTTCCAAATCTTTCCTGCTTTGTACATCTAGAATGGCGTCTTCCAATGTGTCCTGTTCCCGTGCTATTTCAAGCAGCAGCTCTTGTTTGCGTTTTCTCGTGACTTCCGAGACTACTGCATGATTCATTGCGCTGTCCCGTAGCTCCTCTTCCATTTGTAACAGCTCTTGGTGGCGCCTCTCTCTCCGCTCTTCAAACTGCTTGTACTGGTCTTCCAGGTCAAACCCAATGAACGCTGTGGTTGCTGCGGCGTCGCCTATGCAGTCGTTCGTGTCGGGTTCGTCAAGCGGCGGGACATATTCGACGCCTGCAAGATTGCACAAGTGCAGCATGAGAGATTCGAGTGGCTGCCCGCAAACCTCGGCGTCGGGAAAGATGAAGTTGCAGCTGTCCAAGACGAACGAACGCAGCGACCGCAGTTCGAAGAAGTTGTTTGGCAGTCTCGTGATGGCATTTTGCGCTATATCTAAGTGCTGAAGTTTTCGCAGTCGGAGAATTGGTAGCGGAAAATCTTTTAACTTGTTGTTCCGAAGGTTCAACGACTGCAAACTCGTCAAGTTTGCAAAGCTTCCAGGTAATTTCTTCAGGGCGTTGCCCTTTAGATTGAGCGCAACCAAGCTGCGAAGGAAACCGAACTCGTCGGGTAATTTCGCCAAGAGGTTGCTTTCCAAGTCTAGCACTGTGATGTCACAAAGGTCCTTTAATGAACCTCCTCCACTAATTGAAGTCAGTTTGTTGTTTCGCAGTATCAAGGTCGTCTTGCGAAACACACGGCACTTGGAAAACACACCGGACGGCACGTCACTGAGTGCGCACTCCGATAAATCGAAAGTGTTGTCCGGACTTTCCTGGGCGATATACAGTTTTCTCTGCAACTTGGTTCGATGATCGTCGGACTCCTTGGACTTCTTGAACAGTGGCATACCTACAGCTACTTGGTTCCCGGCGACAGACATCTGACgagaagaaatgttacagaagtCGCTCAAAAGGTTTCCGCCGTATTACGCGTAGTAAACATCGCGCGCACAGCCGAGTTTACTCAACGAAACACCTGCTACTCTACCACTCTACAACCACTACGGACGCTGGAGCACGACGCACAACCAGCAAaaatttgcaaaagaaaaaaacttctTGCATAGTGCTGCCAGCTTACGGATAACAGCCGCAGTAACAAATCCTCTAGGATTGCAGTATGGGCTGCACGCGAATCTCAAAGGCTACAACATAGTATTGTGCTTGTCACATAGATGGGGCGACACGCCTTAAACTATTCTCTCCCCTTTTGCGGGTTGTTTGTTTACtgttctgtttatttatttatacttagttttgcgtttttttttctttttttttaatggctaGAGCGTGCAATCGACATAAATACCCGTTGCAAAGGGTGAAGCAGCATTGCATCATCACCGTAGGGAGTCTACATGCAAGCAGTGCTTGCAATACCGAATTAGTCACTAGACTACAGGTATGCTTTGGTGCGCCGAGCGTCCTCGGTAAACAAGTTCTATTATCTGAACACCACCTCACGTTtccccttttttcttttccttcgtaTAAATGTTGGCGAAGTGCAGCTGAGGCACCGCTCTTCAATCCCAGCAGGCAtacaagcagcgtgcgttgcagaCGACGCAGACCAGCTGACATCTGAGACTGAGAGGACACGGAAGCTATATGTGTACATAGAATTTTCGTAAGTCCATTTGTGAACATCGACTAACGATAGTTCGGTCCAACAATATATAAACATAGCTCCCAGCAAGCGTGGTATAAGGAACGCACGAAAGTGAACAATTTCGAAGGAGTTGTGCATCGAGTACATCGATGTGAGTATATTGGCATTATGGTACATTTTAAAATGTAGTGTGGAACCGTCTATTGCATCtttgaaagcatttttttttttagttttaggaGATGTGGACGATAACATAATCACGCGACTACGAAGCTTGTGATATTCTACTGAAAGCAAGCCTGGACGAGCACGGAACCTGATCTCGATCGTAACCAACATATATCGTGAAGGTCAACAATTTGCGCCAGTTCTAGTTAGCGGAGCAGTAAGTAATCTGATTTCGTGCTCGCCTGTCGGAAAGCAAAACACTGAAAGTGTAATCGCTGTGCTGTTCGGCATAAACAAAGTGCCCTTAATTTGGCATTTTCATACTAGTCGCATGTCATCTGCTTTAAAGTGACCGTGGATACTGCGTTTTCCATGCTCTGCAGAGGAAGCACTGTCATGCAGGTCTCTGTAAGAAAATAGAAAATATTTATATTCCTTTTTtgttaagcaaaaaaagaaaacgtgataaTTCAGAGGTGCTTTTGATTATATCTATCCAGCGTGATGATTTACCTagctccatagagtttctcactataacacctagagggtaatctggcgccaccgtctatgggagtttcttaagggggcaccgtgccgtcatgggaatgacggtatatgtgtctgcgaggctcgtgttggctggtgttgtaagaggcttcgtctaaaatgtggatatggctacgcaaatagcgcgttctcaaagtaaaatcttcataaaatgtttccattcacgcatattacatcttgactcacccacgatgcatgaccaagcgaagaaaagcaagaacagacgaccaactgtttcaaagcgagcgcgaaccttgtcgtctctcctccaactttagcggcccgctgatactttttacgtaagatgtagtcgtacacacaataacaagttctcatagttaaacaaaacatgttttcacgtaataataaagctaaaacagcttttcatgtgcttttctagtagaaaatgaatcattgtgacagacggaacggtacttgcgaagcgcgtcttcaaggtgtcctgtctctacgagaacgatgccaatccgaatccacaatataccagcattcccatgcataccacagcgcagcagcgccagatttccctctaggtaatgtagtgagaaactctatgcctagcTCATCAAGAACAAGCGCACATTCGCGGTTGCACTtctatccgtgacgtcatgctaccttgcccgactgccattaTGGCCATCAGCAGCGAGaacttggagtggcgccctctcgcgagtgacgtcacggccaggacgccgctcgctggGCTACCGCGCGCGCTCTATCCCTTCGTGTATGTTGGGGTACGGGTGGCTCGAGCCGAAGTTATtgaaggatatgtcggcttctgctgccatgcctgaaccacaggttcttcttcaaaagcgcgttAGTCGAGAAAATTTGccgcttggatatcgcaagctatgtagcgctgaaggggtctactggttttgcaatatCGTATATGCGCTGTGTCTTTCCTTATGTTTTGCgcaaaaagaatgtctgcaaattcaacacgcaaaattgtgtatgatgctttgctaaacactcaacattcccttagtatttaTCTATGAGAGACTTGGTGAATCACATACATGGACAACATACTAATTGAAATTATACCATCAAGGAAGACAAATAATAGTATATTCATTCTAAACGTATACAGCAGTCCAAAATTCAAGAGGCACATATTCTTAACACTATTCAAACGCACGCTCGACATAGCAGGTCACCAGAAGGTGATAATAGGTGGAGACTTTAACGCCACCCACACCATGTGGAGGTACAAGTACATCCACACCAAAGGCAAAAATCTATCGCTCGACTCCCAACAGGAAGGTCTCGCCCTCGTCACGGACCCAGCAACGCCCACAAGGCAAGGCAACAGCGCCTGTGACGACTCCACACCAGACCTCACCAGACGCTGCAGGTTGCAAACACAAACGCagctttgtcgcagcagtacttaaccacaacagacaatgccgcacaagcttgactataaacac
Proteins encoded in this window:
- the LOC126520850 gene encoding E3 ubiquitin-protein ligase LRSAM1-like, encoding MSVAGNQVAVGMPLFKKSKESDDHRTKLQRKLYIAQESPDNTFDLSECALSDVPSGVFSKCRVFRKTTLILRNNKLTSISGGGSLKDLCDITVLDLESNLLAKLPDEFGFLRSLVALNLKGNALKKLPGSFANLTSLQSLNLRNNKLKDFPLPILRLRKLQHLDIAQNAITRLPNNFFELRSLRSFVLDSCNFIFPDAEVCGQPLESLMLHLCNLAGVEYVPPLDEPDTNDCIGDAAATTAFIGFDLEDQYKQFEERRERRHQELLQMEEELRDSAMNHAVVSEVTRKRKQELLLEIAREQDTLEDAILDVQSRKDLEKQKLVSLLLHLEHHSAELIHQISNDMKLKNSEVLARTLEQEQLEMKELFDIQQQEMDASRRKEVLRSMAEMLHQEEQQRLYRQAKDSIVKGIQEEDAACDELLRGAIFSKTKQQDETICRIIDEERYQMEAFKALQLRNDYMHCHLMQQITLIEKELKRLTDVELKKRDFKVMADLDILSKHRVELAFLLSQLLDEKSVREKQLQDQLKAIEAHRRQEINDFWLIQYQKLLDRKPQDICYLDEQLDSRIRDILLLANASHYATLFASKNVDWEHFVQLEWKDFRSLGINSDTVIQMLLSTKDQYLDENPAAKPSAPSPEQSPLDEKAAADACSSTLQVRDLRLWCSSECVICFEATRLLVFVPCGHVCCCEQCSVGVNQCPLCRADVEGKLSAA